A genomic stretch from Rhinatrema bivittatum chromosome 9, aRhiBiv1.1, whole genome shotgun sequence includes:
- the NEU2 gene encoding sialidase-2: protein MASIPHLQEDTIFQKKTWTYRIPALLYLAQSRTVLAFAEEREDEVDEHAKRLVLRRGMYDKTATCVQWRDVETLVTAQLEGQRSMNPSPVYDEVTQTVFLFFVTIPGKVSEDHQINTKTNLVRLCYITSRDEGQTWSPLTDITESVIGTEYGKWATFAVGPGHCLQLHNDARSLLIPAYAYSIHSPDTPAVPYAFSIISSDHGKTWKLGKFVAKESAVECQLVEVNKEGETRLYCNARSNKRVRVEAVSQTYGMDFQEVRQADRLVEEPRGCHGSIIGFSNPMKALMGSTETWVLFSHPTDSCGRRDLGLYLNKNPLEPEHWEEPKIIYPGPSAYSDLQYLGPGPDGSPCFCCLFECGTCSEYECIKFLMFTLQQVFPSMY from the exons ATGGCTTCTATTCCCCATCTGCAGGAGGACACCATCTTTCAGAAGAAAACATGGACCTATCGAATCCCAGCATTGCTTTACCTGGCACAGTCCCGTACTGTGCTGGCATTTGCTGAGGAACGGGAGGATGAGGTGGATGAGCATGCCAAGCGGCTAGTTTTGCGCAGAGGAATGTATGACAAAACAGCAACCTGTGTGCAG TGGAGGGACGTTGAGACTCTTGTTACTGCTCAGTTGGAGGGTCAGCGATCCATGAATCCGAGTCCCGTCTACGATGAAGTGACACAAACTGTCTTCCTGTTCTTTGTAACTATCCCAGGGAAGGTGTCCGAGGACCACCAGATCAACACTAAAACTAACCTGGTACGTTTGTGTTACATCACCAGCAGAGATGAGGGGCAGACCTGGAGCCCCCTCACGGACATCACAGAGTCTGTGATTGGAACCGAATATGGAAAATGGGCCACCTTTGCTGTGGGGCCCGGCCACTGCTTACAGCTACATAATGATGCGCGAAGCCTGTTGATCCCTGCCTATGCCTATAGCATACACAGCCCTGATACTCCCGCTGTGCCCTACGCCTTCAGCATTATCAGTTCTGATCATGGGAAAACATGGAAACTAGGGAAATTTGTAGCTAAAGAAAGTGCTGTGGAGTGCCAGTTGGTGGAAGTGAACAAGGAAGGGGAGACGCGACTGTACTGCAATGCCAGGAGCAACAAGAGAGTTCGAGTTGAGGCAGTTAGTCAGACTTACGGAATGGATTTTCAGGAAGTTCGGCAAGCAGATAGGCTGGTGGAAGAGCCTCGTGGCTGTCATGGAAGTATTATAGGCTTCTCGAATCCCATGAAAGCTTTAATGGGCAGCACAGAGACCTGGGTACTTTTCTCTCATCCCACAGACTCATGTGGGAGGAGAGATTTAGGACTGTACCTCAACAAGAATCCTTTGGAGCCTGAGCATTGGGAAGAGCCAAAAATCATCTATCCTGGCCCCAGTGCCTACTCTGACCTGCAGTACTTAGGGCCCGGGCCTGATGGTTCCCCATGCTTCTGCTGCCTGTTTGAATGTGGCACCTGCTCAGAATATGAATGCATTAAATTCCTCATGTTCACCTTGCAACAAGTCTTTCCATcaatgtattga